From Fusobacterium sp. DD2:
CAATAGTAATAAATTATAACGAAGAAAATAGTGAAAAAATTCCTAAAGGAAGTTCAAAAATTGGAGGGAAACCTGATTTACCTAAAGATTTTCAATGGTATTATTATAATGGAGAGGATTATAAAGAAAGAGTTGAAAATAGACCACTTTCATTCTTAATGCAAATTAATTGTGAAGAGGTACATAAATATGATAAAGAAAGTCTTTTGCCAGAGAAGGGAATACTGTATTTCTTCTATGAGTTACTGACTATGACTTGGGGATTTTCTCCTAATGATAGAGGAAGTGCAAGAGTTTTCTATTATGATGGAGAGATAGAAGATTTAGTATCTACTGATTTTCCAGAGGATATGGAAAAGGATTGTATAATTCCTGAAGCTAAAATAGATTTTGAAAGTATGAATGACTATCCTATTGACTTTTTTGATTACTATGATGATGAGGATAGTGATGAGGAAATTGAAAGAAAAGAGAAAGAGTTTGAAAAAGATTTAGAGGAATTAGGATATAAAAGTGATACCACAAAACTTTTAGGACACCCAGAACTTATTCAAGGAGACTATTTTGAAGAGTGTGAGGGAGTTGCTAGAAAAAAGCTTTATTATGGCTCTGCACCTATAGAATATGGAGATTTAAAAAATGAGATAAAGGAAAATGCTAAAGATTGGATAATGCTTATGCAAATGAGTGAATTTGAGTTTGAAGATTATGGATTATCTTTTGGAGATAGTGGAAAGATATATTTTAATATTAGAAAAGAGGATTTAAAAAATAGAAACTTTGATAATGTATGGTTAATTCTTCAATGTTACTAGAAAAAGGAGATTAACTATGAACTATATAAAAGAATTTTTAAAAAATGAAGATAGAGAAAGTTTTGAAAAATTATGTGAAAATTGTACAAAGCTTATTTGGATAGATTGGAGAGAATAAAACGAGGATATAATTAATTATATAGAGAATATAATTCAATCTGGAAAACTTATTGGAAAAATTGATG
This genomic window contains:
- a CDS encoding YwqG family protein: MLDKKKLEPLKRNAIVINYNEENSEKIPKGSSKIGGKPDLPKDFQWYYYNGEDYKERVENRPLSFLMQINCEEVHKYDKESLLPEKGILYFFYELLTMTWGFSPNDRGSARVFYYDGEIEDLVSTDFPEDMEKDCIIPEAKIDFESMNDYPIDFFDYYDDEDSDEEIERKEKEFEKDLEELGYKSDTTKLLGHPELIQGDYFEECEGVARKKLYYGSAPIEYGDLKNEIKENAKDWIMLMQMSEFEFEDYGLSFGDSGKIYFNIRKEDLKNRNFDNVWLILQCY